Part of the Oncorhynchus nerka isolate Pitt River linkage group LG14, Oner_Uvic_2.0, whole genome shotgun sequence genome is shown below.
TAGGACCATGAGATGGAGGGCAGTGAACTGGATTCATCCAATGAGGAAGAGGAATGGAAAAGTGACAGTTCAAGGTACAGATAAGCTCCTTGCTTCTCTTGATTCCTTGCAAGAGGTACATGACGTATGTCATATTGTTGTTTCCCTTGGTTTAATGCTAATATAACTTGCGTTTCCCATGACAGCCACTCGTCCAGTGAGTACTCTGACTGGACTGCAGACGCTGGGATTAACCTGCAGCCCTCCACTCCTGTGTCATCACGGAAACGAGTTCGCCGCCAGCTTAGCAGCTCGGAGGAGGAAGAGATcgaggaggaagagaagcagcaaaGTGAGGATGAGGAACGACCACCTCAGACTAGCAAGCAGAAATCCAAGAAGCCCAAGGTtagccactgtactaacctgcaTATTTTCTGTCAGTGCTTGCATCCTGTTATGGTATGACAAAAAGTAGTTTCACACTTCTCTATTGAATATTAAATAAATCTTACGTAATTGTTCATTTGTATCACAGCGGCCTAAAGCCAGGCCGTCGATCAACAGAGAAGTCTCCAACGAGTTCAGACCCTCAACGTGGATCACTGATGTCATTCCCAGGAAGTCTCCCTTCGTTCCCCAGATGGGTGATGAGGTATGTGGCTCCGTCTGGACCATATGTCTCCCCTACTGTGTTGTGTGCATCTCTGATGTCTACATCAGAGGAGGcttgtgggaggagctataggaatggctggaatggaacagTGTCAAACAAATGGAAACCACATTTCCATTCTAGCAATttcaatgagcctgtcctcctatagcccctcccaccagcctcctctgatctAATTACtgttaccctctctctccctcaggtaaTCTATTTCCGCCAGGGTCACGAGGCGTATGTGGAGGCGGTGAACAGGAACAACCTGTACCCCATTAACATGGAGAAACAGCCCTGGAGGAAGATGGAGCTGAGGGTAAGAACATATCCACTCTGCTCCAAACTAGGAAACGGATGAATCTGTCTTCCACTGATGCGGTAGAAAACGGGCTAGTGTGTTGAGAGGGCCTGTGTTTAAAAGGACATTGTTGAAGAGTAACTTgacgctctccttctctctacaggACCAAGAATTTGTTAAAATAACTGGGATCAAGTATGAAGTGTGCCCTCCGACACTCTGCCGCCTGAAACTGACGCTCATTGACCACGGCACGCGCAAAATCACAGACAAATCATTTTATGTCAAGTAAGTGATGCAACCGCTTCAAAGTGTCTAACATTAAAGATGAATGTACACAGATATTACCAGAGCCATTTGGTAACTTTGGACTTCTGTACGCCTCCCCTCAGGTATCATGACATGCCAGATGTGATTGACTTCCTCGTGCTTCGGCAGAGTTATGACGAAGCACGCAGTAGAGTCTGGCAGCCAAGTAAGTTAACAATACATCTCCTCAGGGGTTCCTCACACTACTCAAGGTCCAGTAACGTATGAGATGAACAGGTCAACATTTCGATACAATGTTTTCTGCATTCCCCCACCTAAAATGGTAACATTCCTCACTGCAGATGACAGATTCCGGTCCGTAATAGATGATGCCTGGTGGTTTGGGATTATTGTTTGTCAGGAGCCATATCAGCCTGAATATCCAGACAGTCATTTCCAGTGCTTCAAAGTCCGGTGAGAATGTATTAAAGTGCTAGTATGATTGGGTCTGCAATGTTGGAAACAAGTCAAAATGGTCCCCAACGGTTGATGCTTCTAACCTGCTTGTCTTTGTTTTGTTGCCAGATGGGACAATGGCGAAACGGAGAAGCTAAGTCCTTGGGATGTGGAAGCTATTCCAGAGGATGGTAATTTTAACAGACTCTGTTGTAAATGGGACATTCTAGTACAGTATTTGGTAATGGACTATATGGCAACAATGGTGTGTGCTCTTCAGCCCAGCAACCTGAGTGTATAGGTGGAGGGGTTCCAGTGACagcagaggagatgagagaggtcaTGTATAAACCCCAGACaggagagtggggtgagaggagcagagatgacGAGTGTGAACGCATCATAGCAGGCATTGACCAACTCATCACTGTCGGTAAGCACCACTGCATTTTGGTACTACTTCCTCCTCAACAGACCCTGCATTGTATACCATTCCTAGATGGGCTAGTGAGGTTTTGAATTTAAAATGTTATTTTCCTTCTCATTGACAGATATTGTAGCCCCATTCTCTGGCCCGGTGGACATAGTTCAATACCCAACTTACTGCACGGTGATAGCCTTCCCCACAGACCTGAGCACCATCAGACTGAGACTGTTGAGTAGGTTCTACAGGCGACTGTCCGCTGTAGTTTGGGATGCCAGATACATTGTGCACAATGCCCGGACCTTCAATGAGCCAAGGAGCAAGATAGCCCATTCAGCAAAACTTATCACAGATGTCCTGCTAAAGTTTATCAAGTGAGTTTTCCAAGTGTTATTGAGATCAAACTTTTATACAGATACATTTTTAACAACTTATGTTGCCTTTTTATTTCCTCAGTCGACCTAGCTGTACAGATATCATGGAGATCTACAATGCAATTGAAGACATGGACTACACGGATGATGAGGTAAATCAGGTTTTGATGTGGCAAGTCATTCAAACCTTGCTCTGAAATGTTTGGGATGAACTGATGTTGATTTGAATGTCTTTCCCAGGACCTGGAAGAGACACCAGGCACCTCTTCTGGACACAGACTGTGCCAGGTAAGTAATGAAAGATTGTGTAAAATCATCAATGAAAACATTCCCAGCCACTTCCCTCAGTTATCTTGTGTCTTCCTTCATCCCAGCGCTCTTCGGAGACTGTACCTGACCCAGACTCCTGGAAGGGGCAGTGCAAACACCTGATGAACTATGTATTTGAGTGTGAGGACTCTGAGCCCTTCAGAAAGCCTGTGGATCCTACCTCCTACCCAGTAAGAGAACAGAGAGTTCTACTGTAATAATGACTCTGGCTTTGACAGAACTGTTGATCGAATGGGACTCATGTCTGTTTGCAGGACTACCTTAGCATCATTGACACTCCCATGGACTTTGAAATGGTGAAGGGGACCCTTGAGGAGGACCGTTATGAAAACCCCATGGAGCTCTGCAAAGACACACTTCTGATATTTGCCAATGCTAAAGCCTTCACGCCAAACAAACGCTCAAAGGTATTTCAGCTCTTTGCATTTCCAAACCATACAAGTGATTCCAGTGTAAAAAATCCTACCTTGATCAAAAACTTATTGAGTTGATTTTTCATTTACAATTTGACATTGGTCAGGTTCTGGATTGTCATCAATCTAGTGACTAGGACCTGATGCCAAATTGGTGTGCTCTACATATTTTTTTATCTCCTATGTCCCCAGATCTACAGTATGACTTTGCGGCTCTCTGCATTCTTCGAAGAGCGAATCAGAACAATCATATCGCAATACAAAACTGCCGTCAAGAGCAGCAAGAAGCTCCGCCGCAGCCAGAGGTTCCGAAAGAAGCTTCAGCACCACGAGTCTGCTGCACCCAGCACTGACACCACAAGGTAGGCCTCATTTCTACTGCCCACGGACCTCATTGGGCTTAAGGAAATGTACTTGTCCACATGACGTACAGCACTTCTAATTATATTGTTCTTTCCCTTCAGTCAAAAGAGGACTGCTCTAAAAACTCAGGAAAAGGTGGAAGCGGCGTCGACGACCAAATCTACCTCAGCCAAAGTGTCTGCTCCTGAGAGAACCAGGAGGAGGAGCCACAGCAGTGACAGCTCAGGCCACAGCTCTTCTGAAGCTTCCTCAAGGTCAGACTCTGAGATTTACAGTGAGTTATATATGAGTGACTCTGAAGAAGAGAAACGCCCGAGGTCCTCACAGCACCATCACAGCACAGGAACCAGAAGAGTCACCAGGAACAATGGGGCAAAGAAGAAAAGTGAGTATTTCACATAAATCCGGCAGAAGGCAGCTAGCTCTTATTAGCTGTCCTTCTAATAAAATCCCTGTTTTTGATGTTTTATTTCAGTTGCTGAGAGCGAGAGTGAGTCCTCCAATGAGCGGGAGGAGAGTGAGGATGGTGAGAAGTTGTCCAACTCAATGTCTCACCGATTCCCCAGCAGGTCCAGCACCAGGCTAACCAGGAACAATGCTCTTACCCATAGGAAGCATACCAAACGGCCAGGTAAACACCATAACACCACAGAGCAAGGGAAATGAGAGGTAACTAGAGCAGGGAGTAGAGAGCAGATAACTGCCCTTCTGGTCAAAGGTCTGTACAGAGCAGATATTTTTTTAGTTATTATATGATTATTAGCCATTCAAATGTTGTTGCTGCACTGTGTCCAGAGAGGGGTTCCCAGATGAATGGTCATAGCAGAACATTTGGGCGAGAGAGGCGACGAGGGAACGACTCTGAGAGATCACCATCCCAGGGTACAGACACTTACCGGGATGAAGAGCAGAATGTGGGCCGCAGGACATTGAAAAGGAAGACTGCCAGGGCAGCCGTTAACAAGATGAAGCTTCTGGAAGCCTCTGAGGAAGACGATGGTTCAGCCTCTGAGGATGAGGACAAACATAGGCGGAAAAGCAGCCGCCATGCGACCCGAGTCAGCAAACGCACTGCCGTGATCCAGAGCAGCTCTGAATCCGAGGATCAGTCATCAGCCTCTGGATCCGAGGATCCGTCATCAGCACAGAGTAAGCACACAGTCAGTTTAGACCGGTTTGGATCAACTTTTGTTTTCAAGGATCTACTGTACCAGAACCACAAAAGGGGGCATTCTTTGAGAACAAATTTCAACACTATTGGGTAACATATTCTTTCTCTCACCTAGGTTCTAAAAAAGGCAAGGATTCATCGGGTGATTGGGAGAACAATGAGGACAGTATTGAGAGTGAAGCTTCATCCTCTCGTTGCCATCAGAATGGAGAGAGTAAGAACTCCAGCAGCCGCAGGACGACCAGACAAGCTGCAGTGACGGGGGGTAAGAGCTACAGGCATACTGTAGATGCTTTCACAGTCAAGGCTACTTTCTCTCTGCCTTTACTCCAATTTCATTCATTTGTTGCTGTAGTGTTAATGTTTCTATCTCTTTCAGATGATTTGTCTCGTGTAAATGGCTACAGCACAAAACATCAACTGGCTGATAGTAACTCTGAGAAAGAGGATGAGGAGAGCTCTGATGgtgaagaaggggaggaggaagaaaCTATTGTGTCTCAGAAGTCCTCCAGAAGCACCGCAACTGCTGCAGTGAGCAAAAGTAGAACTTGCATTACCAGTTATGTGGCAGAAGAGAAGTCTGGCTCCAgaaagagacaacacacaacacGAGACCACAATGCTCAAAAGCACCCTCACAAAAacgggaggagggtggagaaagAACAGCCTAAAGACTCTGAGAAAAATTGTAAATTACCATCAAAAAGCCAAGAGCAAACATCTGCCTCAACCCACAAACAGGATGGCCCTGAATCAGAGGAACTCAGTGACACTCCAAAGAGATCAAGCTCTCGCAAGAAAATACTGAAatctgaagaggaggaagattgGGAGGAAGACGAAGCAGACAGCAACCATTCATATGATGAATCTGAGGGAGAATCCAATAAAAAAACTCCATTGCGAAACAAAAGGCAGAGTCACAATGACTCTGCTTCAGAGAGCGAGGAGGAAGTTGTACCCAACAGGAGAGCAAGGAGGAAACTGCATGCTTCCTCAGAGGAAGAATCTGATGGGAAGGAGAAGCATAGCCCTAGCATGCGGCCTTGCCTTCGAGTCCAACCAAAAAAGAAATATATCAATGAAGACTCTGAGGAGGACTTGAACTCTGAGATGCAAGGCAGTTGTAAGAATGGGAAGAGCAAAACTGTTTCACATAAAGGATATCAACGCAACCGAAGAAAAGCCTCCCCAGCTGCTACAAAACGACAGTCCTCTTCCAAGAGAAAACGCATTTACACCTCAGACTCCTCAGAGAACCCTGATGAAAAGAAACAGTGCATGCGCAAGGCTAAAGCTAAGAGCTACTGTGATAAGGACGAGAGGGAGGCAAAAAGATCCAACTCAAAGCAT
Proteins encoded:
- the LOC115141886 gene encoding bromodomain and WD repeat-containing protein 3-like, which encodes MAKSRNISLLESELYYLISRFLTTGPCQSAAEVLASELEEYQLLPCRLDWQGNEHPRSYEDLVAANGHIAPDHLLQICKKIGPILDKEVPCVPGVHSLLGTGRQSLLRTSKGYGNVRRKGSSFAALHRGRPPEMPLTCKDPPNLVEVYRGRELTGTQRFSTVNPVSNYQHMRMHRRILGHLSAVYCIAFDRTGLRIFTGSDDCLVKIWSSFDGRLHSTLRGHSAEISDLAVSFENTLMAAGSCDKTIRVWCLRTCAPMAVLQGHSGSITSLQFSPFAKGSKRYLVSTGTDATICFWQWDVNNINFSDRPQKFTERPRPGVQMVCSSFSPGGMFLATGSTDDVIRIYYLGGGNPEKISELHEHTDKVDSIQFCHSGERFASGSRDGTARIWRLTQRQQWRSLLLNMNATLPGSEHATCEESFFKPKVTMVAWDRHDNSVITAVNNHILKVWNSYTGQLLHILKGHEAEVFVLEPHPSDPRIMLSAGHDGNVFIWDIVRGTKTQHYFNMIEGQGHGAVFDCKFTPDGQRFACTDSHGHLVIFGFGSSKPYEKLPDQVFFHTDYRPLIRDANGFVLDEQTQQAPHLMPPPFLVDVDGNPHPPRYQRLVPGRENIADKHLVPQLGYVATSDGEMMEQVISQLTTDHEEATARRSILDDTIRQLQEQQDRQSRPGTLAPAPSTPRRASVNERGVAEVQSSPNVGLRRSGQVEGVRQMHQNAPRSQMATERDLQAWRRRVVVPELSSSSYSYQDDLRITKGEEEIALYNAKKRRVTYGSCRDDSEDELPCIKRAQSRKKQKVFQQSRDGIVEELIEFSCEEGEGTTTSEDHEMEGSELDSSNEEEEWKSDSSSHSSSEYSDWTADAGINLQPSTPVSSRKRVRRQLSSSEEEEIEEEEKQQSEDEERPPQTSKQKSKKPKRPKARPSINREVSNEFRPSTWITDVIPRKSPFVPQMGDEVIYFRQGHEAYVEAVNRNNLYPINMEKQPWRKMELRDQEFVKITGIKYEVCPPTLCRLKLTLIDHGTRKITDKSFYVKYHDMPDVIDFLVLRQSYDEARSRVWQPNDRFRSVIDDAWWFGIIVCQEPYQPEYPDSHFQCFKVRWDNGETEKLSPWDVEAIPEDAQQPECIGGGVPVTAEEMREVMYKPQTGEWGERSRDDECERIIAGIDQLITVDIVAPFSGPVDIVQYPTYCTVIAFPTDLSTIRLRLLSRFYRRLSAVVWDARYIVHNARTFNEPRSKIAHSAKLITDVLLKFINRPSCTDIMEIYNAIEDMDYTDDEDLEETPGTSSGHRLCQRSSETVPDPDSWKGQCKHLMNYVFECEDSEPFRKPVDPTSYPDYLSIIDTPMDFEMVKGTLEEDRYENPMELCKDTLLIFANAKAFTPNKRSKIYSMTLRLSAFFEERIRTIISQYKTAVKSSKKLRRSQRFRKKLQHHESAAPSTDTTSQKRTALKTQEKVEAASTTKSTSAKVSAPERTRRRSHSSDSSGHSSSEASSRSDSEIYSELYMSDSEEEKRPRSSQHHHSTGTRRVTRNNGAKKKIAESESESSNEREESEDGEKLSNSMSHRFPSRSSTRLTRNNALTHRKHTKRPERGSQMNGHSRTFGRERRRGNDSERSPSQGTDTYRDEEQNVGRRTLKRKTARAAVNKMKLLEASEEDDGSASEDEDKHRRKSSRHATRVSKRTAVIQSSSESEDQSSASGSEDPSSAQSSKKGKDSSGDWENNEDSIESEASSSRCHQNGESKNSSSRRTTRQAAVTGDDLSRVNGYSTKHQLADSNSEKEDEESSDGEEGEEEETIVSQKSSRSTATAAVSKSRTCITSYVAEEKSGSRKRQHTTRDHNAQKHPHKNGRRVEKEQPKDSEKNCKLPSKSQEQTSASTHKQDGPESEELSDTPKRSSSRKKILKSEEEEDWEEDEADSNHSYDESEGESNKKTPLRNKRQSHNDSASESEEEVVPNRRARRKLHASSEEESDGKEKHSPSMRPCLRVQPKKKYINEDSEEDLNSEMQGSCKNGKSKTVSHKGYQRNRRKASPAATKRQSSSKRKRIYTSDSSENPDEKKQCMRKAKAKSYCDKDEREAKRSNSKHPKKESRSKSEPEDCNSQEDSSSQGSEDEKEVECPRWKRRLERQKQCMRKATAKSYCDKDEREAKRSNSKHPRKESRSKSEPEDCNSQEDASSQGSEDEKEVECPRWKRRLERQKRKRKVSCSSSAHSSASESEEEDESSASEKSSASSGSQNSTKRKSHKRSRVSEKGAVRHSRQRRRDASEADTDQSCKEPQSGTRIKTRNRGKRTVTYHDSE